A single region of the Cyclopterus lumpus isolate fCycLum1 chromosome 16, fCycLum1.pri, whole genome shotgun sequence genome encodes:
- the LOC117745770 gene encoding ectonucleoside triphosphate diphosphohydrolase 3-like, protein MGDVVTPSTNRQPHWMSHNYDSDTMVKTGTELEFVDNAPPIPSLPHSLFCWGTTAPAPESQPLLSLSPPHSTLPSSLSLSQPLLLPCFLLCFLIPSSEPSHSHSQLGSTNQLSKEMASKRQMGYKCRIAGVLLLLLASIAALVAVAVIQDTWKFKEYSLEYGIVIDSGSSRSNVYLYEWPGEKQNETGVVTEIMNCRVSGAGISEMKVDPQKDEASWNGFRECMRNVTKAIPVEKHKTTILFLGATAGMRLLHEKDEEKSDEILGSLREYLKTLPFNFQNASILSGQEEGLYGWVTVNYLMGNLLTKNLWNLYANPEGEKTIGSMDLGGASTQIAFAVQEDLRGPDYLHVKLYGYPYNVYTHSFLCYGKNEAGKRILDKIVKESSDPSYIINPCYPEGYNVTMMASEIYDTECTKKPKDYNPDRELFMVGTSNSDKCGSLVKSIFDFKTCSSPQCSFDGVEQPPVVGEFMAYAGFFYTARALGNEGATDLITFNNSVRKFCQSHWTVLRASEERKMISDQHLKTYCYSGHYVFAMLADGYKFDKETWKNINFQREVKKTSIGWSLGYMLSMSNMIPSEVKEIPPLTNPVFAGLIFLFSALTIITVVFVFVFLIRACY, encoded by the exons ATGGGAGATGTTGTCACGCCTTCTACCAACAGACAGCCGCACTGGATGAGCCACAACTATGACAGTGACACCA TGGTGAAAACTGGAACTGAACTGGAGTTTGTAGACAATGCCCCTCccattccctctctccctcactctctgtTTTGTTGGGGTACAACAGCTCCTGCTCCTGAGAGCCAACcactcttatctctctctccccctcacagcacactcccttcctctctctctctctcccagcctTTGCTGCTCCCCTGTTTCCTGCTGTGTTTCCTCATCCCTTCTTCAGAGCCATCTCACTCCCACTCTCAACTCGGATCTACAAACCAGCTCTCCAAG GAAATGGCTTCTAAACGGCAAATGGGCTACAAGTGTCGCATAGCAGGAGTGCTGCTTCTACTTTTGGCCAGCATTGCTGCccttgttgctgttgctgtcaTCCAGGACACGTGGAAGTTCAAAGAGTACAGCTTAGAG TATGGCATAGTGATAGACTCCGGCTCATCACGTTCCAATGTGTACCTGTACGAGTGGCCGGGGGAGAAGCAGAATGAAACAGGAGTTGTGACCGAGATAATGAACTGTCGCGTTTCTG GTGCTGGTATCTCAGAGATGAAAGTTGACCCACAGAAAGATGAAGCCTCGTGGAATGGATTCCGTGAATGCATGCGCAACGTCACAAAAGCCATTCCtgttgaaaaacacaaaaccacaaTTCTCTTTCTGGGAGCGACTGCTGGAATGAGACTGCTGCA TGAGAAGGATGAAGAGAAGTCAGATGAAATCCTGGGAAGTCTCAGAGAATACCTGAAAACGTTGCCTTTCAACTTCCAAAATGCTTCCATCCTTTCTGGTCAAGAAGAAGGTCTGTACGGGTGGGTCACGGTCAACTACCTCATGGGAAACCTCCTAACG AAAAACCTTTGGAACCTCTACGCAAACCCCGAAGGTGAAAAGACGATAGGGTCCATGGACCTCGGTGGAGCGTCTACACAGATTGCCTTCGCAGTCCAGGAGGATTTAAGGGGACCTGACTACTTGCATGTCAAACTGTACGGTTACCCTTACAATGTCTACACACACAGTTTCCTCTGCTATGGCAAAAATGAGGCTGGGAAGAGGATTCTGGACAAAATAGTGAAG GAATCATCCGACCCATCCTACATTATTAACCCCTGCTACCCTGAAGGTTACAATGTCACCATGATGGCCTCGGAAATTTATGACACAGAGTGCACAAAGAAGCCAAAGGACTACAACCCAGATCGAGAACTCTTCATGGTGGGAACCTCCAACTCAGACAAGTGTGGCAGCTTAGTGAAGTCCATCTTTGATTTCAAAACGTGTTCCTCACCCCAGTGTTCCTTCGATGGGGTCGAGCAGCCACCCGTCGTTGGAGAGTTTATG GCATACGCAGGGTTCTTCTACACTGCGAGGGCGCTCGGGAATGAGGGAGCAACAGATCTCATTACGTTCAACAACTCAGTTAGGAAATTCTGCCAGTCCCATTGGACAGTG CTGAGGGCATCTGAGGAAAGGAAAATGATCTCTGATCAACACCTTAAGACTTACTGTTATTCAGGTCACTACGTCTTCGCAATGCTGGCGGATGGATACAAGTTTGACAAGGAGACCTGGAAAAACATTAACTTCCAAAGAGAG gTGAAGAAAACCAGCATAGGTTGGAGTTTGGGCTACATGCTGAGTATGTCCAACATGATCCCGTCTGAAGTGAAAGAAATCCCCCCCCTGACCAACCCTGTCTTTGCCGGCctcatttttctattttcagcCCTAACAATCATaactgttgtctttgttttcgtGTTCCTCATTCGCGCTTGCTACTGA